A single window of Anopheles moucheti chromosome 2, idAnoMoucSN_F20_07, whole genome shotgun sequence DNA harbors:
- the LOC128298880 gene encoding enhancer of split M1 protein-like: protein MESKWFCFAIVTLLLFQLSAGEDNECTVACPHILDPVCATDGRKFRYFSNRCLLEGHNKCEPNNRFREVDESNCDDDDWQK from the exons ATGGAAAGTAAATGGTTCTGTTTTGCAATTG TTACACTTTTGCTTTTCCAACTGAGTGCCGGTGAAGACAATGAATGCACCGTGGCTTGTCCACACATACTTGACCCGGTTTGTGCAACCGATGGACGGAAATTTCGGTACTTTTCAAACAGATGTCTGCTAGAGGGTCACAATAAGTGTGAGCCAAATAACA GATTCAGAGAAGTCGACGAGAGCAactgtgatgatgatgattggcAAAAATAA
- the LOC128296995 gene encoding dnaJ homolog subfamily C member 11 isoform X2, with protein MDDNEELDYVEEDFYATLNLPRSATQEEISKAYRNLSRIFHPDKHGNGENKQKAELMFNRTKKAYEVLSDPHQRAIYDSLGVKGLETEGWEIVHRTKTPNEIREEYERLAQEREERRLQQKTNPRGNISVHINATDFFSRYDDEYYDTGLLPSIEVSGMSMSQSIEAPLSRTEIGTLSGSLHLQNGVGSGNFLLSGKRLINKGWFEVDCGAGNGPVLGAKGSRNLTNRIFLTGGTTFHFRPNAIIPGLSGTSAIQLDKHTVGYLTYNAGLQNSMSTVVERNTEKYHCNLTITLGIPHCYIAAAYTRKLLEQGLKLRVALKGGTFGFLSECGAEKKVSKYSSVSATVCVGVPSGVMLKIKIIRSTQTYLFPIHLSEEIIPAAIFYATVTPLLTYFVLKKMLFDPMNEATKQKNIEKVKETNSARMAEKRREAESAIALMGALFERIRKDELKCEGLIIVSALYGKFSDVENVSLEEADDMGFVQQNPLVIDVRIPLQCLVKDSQLTLYSPSKSELPGFYDPCFGEEKQLKIDYEFKNKSYSSVFADSDPVRLPAVTNETSP; from the exons ATGGACGATAACGAAGAACTAGATTACGTAGAGGAAGATTTCTATGCTACCTTAAATTTACCCCGGAGT GCTACCCAAGAGGAGATCAGCAAGGCGTACCGGAACTTGAGTCGTATTTTCCATCCGGACAAGCATGGAAATGgcgaaaataaacagaaaGCTGAACTTATGTTTAATCGCACGAAAAAAGCTTACGAAGTGTTGTCCGATCCCCATCAGCGCGCCATTTACGATTCGCTGGGTGTAAAAGGACTGGAGACAGAAGGTTGGGAAATTGTGCATCGTACTAAAACGCCAAATGAAATCCGGGAAGAGTATGAGCGTCTGGCACAAGAGCGAGAAGAGCGCCGCTTGCAGCAGAAAACCAATCCAAGGGGAAACATTTCGGTGCACATCAATGCGACAGACTTCTTCAGTCGCTACGACGATGAATACTATGATACAGGTTTGTTACCATCAATCGAGGTGTCAGGCATGAGTATGTCACAGTCGATTGAGGCTCCGTTGTCGCGAACGGAAATAGGAACACTATCCGGAAGTCTCCACCTGCAGAATGGTGTAGGCAGTGGCAATTTTCTCCTCTCCGGAAAGAGATTGATCAACAAGGGATGGTTCGAAGTTGACTGTGGAGCTGGAAATGGTCCCGTGCTGGGTGCCAAAGGTTCACGTAATCTAACCAATAGGATTTTCTTGACTGGAGGAACAACGTTCCATTTTCGGCCGAATGCAATCATACCAGGACTGTCAGGAA CTTCGGCAATACAGCTTGACAAGCACACTGTAGGCTATCTAACGTACAATGCTGGGTTGCAGAATTCCATGTCAACCGTTGTGGAAAGGAACACGGAAAAGTACCATTGCAATCTTACTATTACACTAGGTATTCCTCATTGCTACATAGCTGCAGCTTACACTCGAAAACTTTTGGAACAAGGCCTAAAACTCCGAGTAGCATTAAA AGGAGGTACGTTTGGCTTCTTGTCTGAATGTGGAGCAGAAAAGAAGGTTTCGAAATACAGCTCTGTATCTGCGACGGTTTGTGTCGGTGTGCCGTCCGGCGTAATGTTAAAAATTAA AATTATTCGTTCTACACAAACGTACTTGTTCCCAATTCACCTAAGCGAGGAAATAATTCCGGCTGCTATATTTTACGCAACCGTAACGCCACTGCTAACATACTTTGTTCTGAAGAAAATGCTGTTTGACCCTATGAATGaggcaacaaagcaaaaaaacatcgaaaaaGTGAAAGAAACCAATAGTGCACGAATGGCGGAAAAGCGAAGAGAGGCAGAATCGGCAATTGCATTGATGGGCGCATTGTTTGAGCGCATTCGTAAAGATGAGCTGAAATGCGAAGGTCTCATTATCGTGTCGGCCTTGTATGGTAAATTTTCGGATGTGGAAAATGTCTCTCTGGAAGAGGCGGACGATATGGGTTTCGTGCAGCAGAACCCGTTGGTGATTGACGTTCGGATTCCTTTACAATGTCTAGTGAAAGATTCCCAACTGACTTTGTATTCGCCTAGCAAG AGTGAATTGCCTGGTTTTTACGATCCGTGTTTCGGCGAAGAGAAACAGCTTAAAATTGATTACGAGTTTAAGAACAAATCCTACAGCTCGGTATTTGCAGACTCGGACCCTGTTCGTCTTCCGGCGGTTACAAACGAAACATCACCATAA
- the LOC128296995 gene encoding dnaJ homolog subfamily C member 11 isoform X1: MDDNEELDYVEEDFYATLNLPRSATQEEISKAYRNLSRIFHPDKHGNGENKQKAELMFNRTKKAYEVLSDPHQRAIYDSLGVKGLETEGWEIVHRTKTPNEIREEYERLAQEREERRLQQKTNPRGNISVHINATDFFSRYDDEYYDTGLLPSIEVSGMSMSQSIEAPLSRTEIGTLSGSLHLQNGVGSGNFLLSGKRLINKGWFEVDCGAGNGPVLGAKGSRNLTNRIFLTGGTTFHFRPNAIIPGLSGTSAIQLDKHTVGYLTYNAGLQNSMSTVVERNTEKYHCNLTITLGIPHCYIAAAYTRKLLEQGLKLRVALKCVQGGTFGFLSECGAEKKVSKYSSVSATVCVGVPSGVMLKIKIIRSTQTYLFPIHLSEEIIPAAIFYATVTPLLTYFVLKKMLFDPMNEATKQKNIEKVKETNSARMAEKRREAESAIALMGALFERIRKDELKCEGLIIVSALYGKFSDVENVSLEEADDMGFVQQNPLVIDVRIPLQCLVKDSQLTLYSPSKSELPGFYDPCFGEEKQLKIDYEFKNKSYSSVFADSDPVRLPAVTNETSP; this comes from the exons ATGGACGATAACGAAGAACTAGATTACGTAGAGGAAGATTTCTATGCTACCTTAAATTTACCCCGGAGT GCTACCCAAGAGGAGATCAGCAAGGCGTACCGGAACTTGAGTCGTATTTTCCATCCGGACAAGCATGGAAATGgcgaaaataaacagaaaGCTGAACTTATGTTTAATCGCACGAAAAAAGCTTACGAAGTGTTGTCCGATCCCCATCAGCGCGCCATTTACGATTCGCTGGGTGTAAAAGGACTGGAGACAGAAGGTTGGGAAATTGTGCATCGTACTAAAACGCCAAATGAAATCCGGGAAGAGTATGAGCGTCTGGCACAAGAGCGAGAAGAGCGCCGCTTGCAGCAGAAAACCAATCCAAGGGGAAACATTTCGGTGCACATCAATGCGACAGACTTCTTCAGTCGCTACGACGATGAATACTATGATACAGGTTTGTTACCATCAATCGAGGTGTCAGGCATGAGTATGTCACAGTCGATTGAGGCTCCGTTGTCGCGAACGGAAATAGGAACACTATCCGGAAGTCTCCACCTGCAGAATGGTGTAGGCAGTGGCAATTTTCTCCTCTCCGGAAAGAGATTGATCAACAAGGGATGGTTCGAAGTTGACTGTGGAGCTGGAAATGGTCCCGTGCTGGGTGCCAAAGGTTCACGTAATCTAACCAATAGGATTTTCTTGACTGGAGGAACAACGTTCCATTTTCGGCCGAATGCAATCATACCAGGACTGTCAGGAA CTTCGGCAATACAGCTTGACAAGCACACTGTAGGCTATCTAACGTACAATGCTGGGTTGCAGAATTCCATGTCAACCGTTGTGGAAAGGAACACGGAAAAGTACCATTGCAATCTTACTATTACACTAGGTATTCCTCATTGCTACATAGCTGCAGCTTACACTCGAAAACTTTTGGAACAAGGCCTAAAACTCCGAGTAGCATTAAAGTGCGTCCA AGGAGGTACGTTTGGCTTCTTGTCTGAATGTGGAGCAGAAAAGAAGGTTTCGAAATACAGCTCTGTATCTGCGACGGTTTGTGTCGGTGTGCCGTCCGGCGTAATGTTAAAAATTAA AATTATTCGTTCTACACAAACGTACTTGTTCCCAATTCACCTAAGCGAGGAAATAATTCCGGCTGCTATATTTTACGCAACCGTAACGCCACTGCTAACATACTTTGTTCTGAAGAAAATGCTGTTTGACCCTATGAATGaggcaacaaagcaaaaaaacatcgaaaaaGTGAAAGAAACCAATAGTGCACGAATGGCGGAAAAGCGAAGAGAGGCAGAATCGGCAATTGCATTGATGGGCGCATTGTTTGAGCGCATTCGTAAAGATGAGCTGAAATGCGAAGGTCTCATTATCGTGTCGGCCTTGTATGGTAAATTTTCGGATGTGGAAAATGTCTCTCTGGAAGAGGCGGACGATATGGGTTTCGTGCAGCAGAACCCGTTGGTGATTGACGTTCGGATTCCTTTACAATGTCTAGTGAAAGATTCCCAACTGACTTTGTATTCGCCTAGCAAG AGTGAATTGCCTGGTTTTTACGATCCGTGTTTCGGCGAAGAGAAACAGCTTAAAATTGATTACGAGTTTAAGAACAAATCCTACAGCTCGGTATTTGCAGACTCGGACCCTGTTCGTCTTCCGGCGGTTACAAACGAAACATCACCATAA
- the LOC128299860 gene encoding uncharacterized protein LOC128299860 has protein sequence MDYVENLLIYARNLSPFYIFSMVISLSVVLLTAYLGFSGCTATLNHDERNEQQQSNSSHGKTAHNESSTQNTNDLSDDSGEDHSNDSEQEQQRENEINRQLHIESLGQLKSAKLKSIEKSLTNEQRQAEKEIERAQLAAIFELLKKQADCSNLNEEDLKEQLSLYR, from the exons atggATTACGTAGAAAATTTGCTTATTTACGCTAGAAACCTTTCACCTTTTTATATCTTCAGCATGGTAATATCGCTAAGTGTCGTGTTGCTGACCGCCTATCTCGGATTCTCGGGATGCACCGCAACATTGAATCACGATGAACGAAACGAACAGCAACAAAGTAACAGTTCGCATGGTAAAACCGCTCATAACGAATCATCTACTCAAAACACG AATGATCTGTCGGATGATTCGGGTGAAGACCACAGCAATGATAGTGAGCAAGAGCAGCAACGGGAAAATGAAATCAACCGGCAGCTGCACATCGAGTCGTTAGGCCAGTTGAAGTCAGCGAAACTGAAATCGATTGAAAAGTCGCTTACCAATGAACAACGCCAAGCGGAAAAGGA AATTGAACGGGCCCAGTTAGCAGCTATATTTGAGCTTCTGAAAAAACAAGCTGACTGTTCTAATCTTAACGAAGAAGACTTAAAAGAGCAGCTTAGTTTGTATCGCTAA
- the LOC128299859 gene encoding GPI mannosyltransferase 1, translating into MSFKKHLIISTLIRVFLIYYGEVQDSLSDVQYTDVDYRVVTDGANHVLALGSPFKRHTYRYTPLLAYLVLPNLLLHPSFGKFIFSLFDILIGVLIKWILLNCYRSNKISIETKLLKLETLNNRNKYLIKRKNEILNSNNEALPPKYIRMAELSAYCWLYNPLTMIIATRGNGDCVSCSLVLLSIYFLLKNEQTSMQHFISGLFLGLSIHFRLYPIGFCLAFYLATQNRTLEKWHDIVRTVLQPNAKQIALVLGTVVAIGSSTALFYWLYGYQFLYESMLYHLVRKDTRHNFSLYFYLQYLSSTFDVTILEKVLTFLPQLILILMLTVRYGQHRQTLAFGLFAIAFVMVTYNPVVTSQYFVWFLSLLPLCVKNFRNIGIRKAVFIPVMWFISQGGWLLPAYLLEFKGWNTFEFIWIQSIVFFFSNVLILQMLISNYDIAYNYKID; encoded by the coding sequence ATGTCATTCAAGAAGCATCTCATCATCAGTACGTTGATACGTGTTTTCCTCATATATTACGGCGAAGTGCAGGACAGTTTGTCGGACGTGCAATACACAGATGTGGATTACCGCGTGGTCACCGATGGCGCTAACCACGTGCTAGCATTAGGATCTCCATTCAAAAGACATACCTATAGGTACACTCCCTTGTTGGCCTATCTGGTACTGCCGAACTTACTGCTACATCCGAGCTTTGGCAAGTTCATATTTTCGCTGTTCGACATCCTTATAGGCGTGCTTATCAAATGGATATTGCTGAATTGCTACCGTAGCAACAAAATATCAATCGAAACTAAGCTACTGAAACTGGAAACGCtaaacaatcgaaacaaatatttgatcaAGCGCAAAAATGAAATTCTAAACAGTAACAATGAAGCGCTGCCTCCAAAGTACATCCGGATGGCCGAACTCAGTGCCTACTGCTGGCTATACAATCCGCTCACTATGATCATAGCAACACGTGGTAATGGTGACTGTGTTTCATGCTCGCTCGTCCTTCTGTCCATCTACTTTTTGCTGAAGAACGAGCAAACTAGCATGCAGCATTTTATCTCCGGTTTGTTTCTTGGCCTATCGATTCATTTTCGCCTATATCCTATCGGATTCTGTTTAGCGTTCTATCTCGCCACACAAAATCGAACGCTAGAGAAATGGCACGATATCGTACGTACCGTTTTACAACCAAATGCGAAACAAATTGCCCTAGTGTTGGGCACAGTTGTGGCGATCGGTTCCTCCACGGCGTTATTCTACTGGTTGTACGGTTATCAATTCCTATACGAATCTATGCTCTACCATCTAGTACGAAAAGACACGAGACACAACTTCTCGCTCTACTTCTATCTGCAATATCTGAGTTCTACGTTCGATGTAACCATTCTCGAAAAGGTTCTTACCTTTTTGCCGCAGCTCATACTCATTCTGATGCTCACCGTGCGATATGGGCAACACAGACAAACGCTTGCGTTTGGCCTTTTTGCAATCGCGTTCGTAATGGTTACATACAATCCGGTCGTTACATCGCAGTACTTCGTCTGGTTCCTGTCGCTGTTACCgttgtgtgtgaaaaattttcgaaaCATCGGCATTCGGAAAGCTGTTTTCATTCCAGTAATGTGGTTCATCTCGCAGGGCGGCTGGCTATTACCAGCCTATCTGCTGGAGTTCAAGGGCTGGAACACGTTCGAATTCATCTGGATTCAAAgcattgttttcttcttttccaacGTGCTGATTTTGCAGATGCTTATTAGCAACTATGACATTGCTTACAActataaaattgattaa
- the LOC128299863 gene encoding uncharacterized protein LOC128299863 has product MESVKRANQRLRSYPLLMAKCSVAAAAYATCVTTDLNVAHRSCDKEFGNFKECMRKAAIEMKTKL; this is encoded by the coding sequence ATGGAATCTGTGAAACGAGCCAACCAGCGGCTTCGCAGTTATCCGCTGTTGATGGCCAAGTGCTCAGTTGCTGCAGCGGCTTACGCTACGTGCGTAACAACCGATCTTAATGTAGCGCATCGCTCTTGCGATAAAGAGTTCGGCAACTTCAAAGAGTGCATGCGGAAAGCCGCTatcgaaatgaaaacaaaactgtaG
- the LOC128299861 gene encoding cx9C motif-containing protein 4, with translation MSKNKPKDPCKAAACKIQTCLREHSYDEVKCYDVIEDMRQCCLKWHKVSLCCSGIQLDRDYKIEKETILRERETARKSNAH, from the exons ATgtccaaaaacaaaccaaaagatCCGTGCAAAGCAGCAGCTTGTAAAATTCAGACCTGTTTGAGAG AACACAGCTACGACGAGGTGAAGTGCTACGATGTCATCGAAGACATGCGGCAATGCTGTCTGAAGTGGCATAAAGTATCGCTGTGCTGTTCCGGCATCCAACTTGATCGTGATTACAAAATCGAAAAGGAAACCATTCTTCGAGAAAGAGAAACTGCCCGCAAGAGCAATGCACACTGA
- the LOC128299858 gene encoding zinc finger protein 436-like, translating into MGRKCCVPNCCSNYDTVIKRGLPSISTFQFPADPYLLDCWKKAINRPNWIPSKRSSICINHFSPEHIERFDKPARLKPGAVPSLFPKVQFESENKINRQSYTSEEILVDKSQPDDVSETRKGLCTDTKLNVELRMDDCIENFESFKAEVSEKVQDKAWVIVCRPNVVHLFSIHDIDDRCAISINASMKIYNSLTMRIFINEEEQTDAQLGTEKNLSAWSQLNTIIACIKTSSFEELNTAFTEECLNVENYETVFLEEHLEETEHEDEPRVETTIELTIEKPSPEANSHHELDKLDTGPIASGSRNLAYRTSVLKAVQDLQAVRNKCFICNTEYETAEELEYHMPTHLTLLPYHCISCIHEEVIVRTLSSLNKHHLMHQKPLKCRTCDKRFTTYGSRRLHEDLKHGKHDATFRCDVCQKELPSRRSLQYHRKHHECPDSLRCKICQRTLSSTYEVKLHMRTHTGEKPNRCIFCDVSFNRKSNLTEHVRRCHSQERPFICEKCGKRFTTHLGLKKHAVLHSLGQRKSLKVTRLTKEFHCAECDKRFETSIQYHSHKRQHVKRYQCSYCGIRVSQLRDFEDHQNTHTGSRPYECCSCGKKFKTASTYYGHRLTHSVEKKHFCTICNKGFRRLRHVQVHMRTHTGEKPFRCEFCGRNYADKQTYNKHKLTHRPTVGDMLRAKEYNAAAKNVVQEKLNQQESMKLEEVIDAPSSERDFQSELVFSSNNFTSSGASDLEVISSSISYAILNSPCSVVFDTVSQGTYVAELPQLTSSDQDGTLLISADIRNISIGEQ; encoded by the coding sequence ATGGGCAGAAAGTGTTGTGTGCCAAACTGTTGTTCAAATTACGATACGGTCATTAAACGTGGCCTTCCATCGATTAGTACCTTCCAGTTTCCCGCAGATCCATATCTCCTGGACTGTTGGAAGAAAGCAATTAATCGACCCAACTGGATCCCTTCTAAACGTTCTAGTATTTGCATCAACCATTTTTCACCTGAGCACATTGAGCGGTTCGATAAGCCGGCTAGATTAAAACCAGGCGCAGTACCTAGCTTGTTTCCCAAAGTACAGTTTGAGTCCGAGAATAAAATCAACAGACAAAGTTATACAAGTGAAGAAATTCTTGTGGACAAAAGTCAACCAGACGATGTCAGTGAAACACGCAAAGGCTTGTGTACAGATACAAAACTGAACGTTGAACTACGAATGGATGATTGTATTGAAAATTTCGAAAGTTTTAAAGCAGAAGTAAGTGAAAAAGTTCAAGATAAGGCATGGGTGATAGTTTGCAGGCCCAACGTTGTGCATTTGTTTAGCATACACGATATCGACGATCGTTGTGCTATCAGTATCAATGCAAGTATGAAAATTTACAATAGTTTAACAATGAGAATTTTCATCAATGAAGAGGAACAAACTGATGCACAGTTGGGAACCGAAAAAAACCTCTCAGCTTGGTCACAACTCAATACCATAATTGCCTGCATTAAAACCTCTTCCTTCGAAGAATTGAATACGGCTTTTACTGAAGAGTGTTTAAATGTGGAAAATTACGAAACCGTTTTCCTCGAAGAACATTTGGAAGAAACGGAGCACGAAGATGAACCACGTGTAGAAACTACTATAGAATTAACAATAGAGAAACCATCTCCTGAAGCTAACTCACACCACGAGCTCGATAAATTAGATACGGGACCCATTGCGTCTGGTAGTCGAAACCTTGCATATCGCACATCTGTATTAAAAGCGGTGCAAGACTTACAGGCTGTGAGAAATAAATGCTTTATTTGTAATACGGAATATGAAACAGCGGAAGAACTGGAATACCACATGCCAACCCATCTCACCCTGTTGCCATACCATTGCATCAGCTGTATCCACGAAGAAGTCATTGTCAGAACACTATCATCGCTAAATAAGCATCATTTAATGCACcaaaaaccattaaaatgtCGCACTTGCGATAAACGCTTTACAACGTATGGTTCGCGTAGATTACACGAAGATTTAAAACACGGTAAGCACGATGCAACATTCAGGTGTGATGTATGCCAAAAAGAATTGCCTTCGAGACGTAGCTTACAGTATCATCGCAAGCATCACGAATGTCCCGATTCTTTAAGATGTAAAATATGCCAACGAACGTTGTCCTCTACATATGAAGTAAAATTGCACATGAGAACACATACGGGAGAGAAGCCAAACAGATGCATTTTTTGTGACGTTTCCTTCAACAGAAAATCGAATCTTACTGAACATGTCCGTAGGTGCCACAGCCAGGAACGACCATTCATTTGCGAAAAATGCGGTAAACGGTTTACTACTCATTTAGGACTTAAAAAGCATGCGGTTTTACATAGCTTAGGACAGAGAAAATCGCTCAAAGTAACTCGATTAACGAAAGAGTTTCACTGCGCAGAGTGCGACAAGAGATTCGAAACATCTATCCAGTACCACTCGCACAAACGGCAGCACGTAAAACGATACCAATGTAGCTACTGTGGAATTCGGGTATCACAGTTGCGTGACTTTGAGGATCaccaaaacacgcacaccgGTTCCCGCCCGTACGAGTGTTGCAGCTGcgggaaaaagtttaaaactgcttcaacGTATTACGGACATCGATTAACTCATAGCGTGGAGAAGAAACACTTTTGTACAATATGTAACAAGGGATTTCGACGTTTACGCCATGTGCAGGTGCACATGCGAACGCATACGGGAGAAAAGCCATTTCGTTGTGAATTTTGTGGCCGAAACTATGCCGACAAACAAACCTACAATAAGCATAAGCTCACACATCGTCCTACCGTTGGAGATATGCTGAGAGCCAAGGAGTACAATGCCGCAGCCAAGAACGTGGTACAGGAAAAGCTAAACCAGCAGGAAAGCATGAAGCTAGAAGAAGTTATTGATGCACCGAGCAGTGAACGTGATTTTCAGTCGGAATTGGTATTTTCATCAAACAATTTTACATCTTCTGGTGCCTCCGATTTAGAGGTTATTTCAAGCAGTATCTCATATGCCATTTTAAACAGCCCATGTTCAGTGGTTTTTGATACTGTTTCACAAGGGACATACGTGGCAGAATTACCACAGTTAACATCTTCGGATCAAGATGGTACATTATTGATCTCAGCGGATATACGAAACATTAGCATCGgtgaacaataa